From a region of the Bacteroidales bacterium genome:
- a CDS encoding glycosyltransferase family 4 protein, whose amino-acid sequence MEKLRILFIITDLGKGGAERYLVDLCKQLQAVNTVDFIIASLFDNNQYEAETKDFNIVTLNFQTFSFRRKNENTILKKLLDDFKPHVIHTHRFLGEFISSYYILKNCVYVCHGHDNMEQFANFEWKFLFNKKKLIQWLEKRYLIAKKYSKVETHFIANSKHTYDFYQKVLSTKLKAKVHLIYYGFDFEKFFNPEAFRKELEYPIKLINVGSFQPKKNQMFLVKIGIELKKRNVPFKMTLIGNGLLRQDVIDLIRENNLDEFYDLPGIIHDMKQMYRSHHIYVHSAWYEPFGLVFLEAMASGLPIIALDGKGNRDIIENDKNGYLIFEQNEVEFVDKIIELWHNREKFLAMSNYAQTFAKQYDMKKHTEKLLNIYMQKC is encoded by the coding sequence ATGGAAAAATTAAGGATATTATTTATTATTACTGATCTTGGAAAAGGCGGAGCTGAACGATATTTGGTTGATTTATGTAAGCAACTCCAAGCAGTAAATACAGTTGATTTTATTATAGCATCTTTGTTTGACAATAACCAATACGAAGCCGAAACAAAAGATTTTAATATCGTGACTTTGAATTTTCAAACATTTTCTTTTAGACGAAAAAATGAGAATACGATTTTAAAAAAACTGCTTGATGATTTTAAACCTCACGTTATCCATACACACCGTTTTTTAGGCGAGTTTATTAGTTCTTATTACATTTTAAAAAATTGTGTTTATGTGTGTCATGGACACGATAATATGGAACAATTTGCAAATTTTGAATGGAAATTTCTTTTTAATAAAAAAAAACTGATACAATGGCTAGAAAAAAGGTATCTTATTGCTAAAAAATATTCAAAAGTTGAAACTCATTTTATTGCCAATTCAAAGCATACCTATGATTTTTACCAGAAAGTCTTATCAACTAAATTAAAAGCGAAAGTTCATTTAATTTATTATGGATTTGATTTTGAAAAGTTTTTTAATCCTGAAGCTTTTAGAAAAGAACTAGAATATCCTATAAAATTAATTAATGTAGGAAGCTTTCAACCCAAAAAAAATCAAATGTTTTTAGTGAAAATAGGGATTGAACTTAAAAAAAGAAACGTTCCATTTAAAATGACTTTAATTGGCAATGGACTTTTACGACAAGATGTGATTGATTTAATAAGGGAAAATAATTTGGATGAATTTTATGATTTACCTGGAATTATTCATGATATGAAACAAATGTATCGGAGTCATCATATTTATGTTCACAGTGCATGGTATGAACCTTTTGGATTAGTTTTTTTAGAGGCGATGGCATCTGGTTTGCCTATTATAGCACTCGACGGTAAAGGGAACAGAGATATAATTGAAAATGATAAAAATGGATATTTAATTTTTGAACAAAATGAAGTTGAATTTGTAGATAAAATCATTGAATTATGGCATAATCGTGAAAAATTTCTTGCTATGTCAAATTATGCACAGACATTTGCAAAACAATATGATATGAAGAAACACACTGAAAAACTTTTAAATATATACATGCAAAAGTGCTAA